A DNA window from Pyrus communis chromosome 3, drPyrComm1.1, whole genome shotgun sequence contains the following coding sequences:
- the LOC137728822 gene encoding mediator of RNA polymerase II transcription subunit 16-like isoform X1, whose amino-acid sequence MSQVKDSDDEPVAHSLEIDKPETGSVESIGGGEIEEEDPVDKPDDPMDEDAASPAAVFCIRLKQPRSNLQHKMSVPELCRNFSAVAWCGKLNAIACASETCARIPSSNANAPFWIPIHIVIPERPTECAVFNVNADSPRDSVQFIEWSPTSCPRALLIANFHGRVTIWTQPSQGPANLVRDASRWQRDHEWRQDIAVVTKWLSGVSPYRWLSSKSSTSSNAKSTFEEKFLSQQSQNSARWPSFLCICSVFSSGSVQLHWSQYPPNQTSAAPKWFQTSKGLLGAGPSGIMAADAIITDSGAMHVAGVPIVNPSTVVVWEVTPGIGNGFHASPKISTTNGVPPSINPPNWAGFSPLAAYLFSWQDYLISEAKQGQKQTDPDFSDTLPLHCSPVSNFSAYVSPEAASQSATTTTWGSGVTAVAFDPTRGGSVIAVVIVEGQYMSPYDPDEGPSITGWRVQRWESSLQPVVLHQIFGNPTSSFGGQAPMQTVWLSKVDTSIQPTNDFKSYQAAAMAATIDARKTPDSSIEKVKRVSFDPFDLPSDVRTLARIVYSAHGGEIAVAFLRGGVHIFSGPNFAPVDNYQINVGSAIATPAFSSTSCCSASVWHDSAKDRTVLKIIRVLPPAVPSSQVKANSSTWERAIAERFWWSLLVGVDWWDAVGCTQSAAEDGIVSLNSVIAVLDADFHSLPSTQHRQQYGPSLDRIKCRLLEGTNAQEVRAMVLDMQARLLLDMLGKGIESALINPSALVPEPWQASGEMLSGIDPEAMAIEPALVPHIQAYVDAVLDLASHFITRLRRYASFCRTLASHAVTAGAGSNRNMVASPTQSSASPATSQGGQSGTTNSTGNTQMQAWVQGAIAKISSTSDGVSNSTPNPISGPSSFMPISINTGTFPGTPAVRLIGDCHFLHRLCQLLLFCFFFRRTQLPRFSGGAQRNADANMQKPQPGAPGKVEEVSSVSAKSSTTMVRPEEGQVARPSQIPGAKGVEEGPAGRSRLGAGNAGQGYTFEEVKVLFLILMDLCRRTASLAHPLPVSQVGSSNIQVRLHYIDGNYTVLPEVVEASLGPHMQNMPRPRGADAAGLLLRELELHPPAEEWHRRNMYGGPWSDPHDMGPQDDTPKLCNSSDLPDSGSLESCDVYYGAHGLWPRKRRMSERDAAFGLNTSVGLGAYLGIMGSRRDVVTAVWKTGLEGVWYKCIRCLRQTSAFASPDAATAANQTGRETWWISRWAYCCPMCGGTWVRVV is encoded by the exons ATGAGTCAAGTGAAGGACTCTGACGACGAGCCTGTAGCTCACTCCCTTGAGATCGATAAGCCCGAAACTGGGAGTGTTGAGAGCATCGGAGGAGGAGAAATCGAAGAGGAAGACCCGGTGGACAAGCCCGACGACCCCATGGACGAAGACGCCGCCAGCCCCGCCGCCGTCTTCTGTATCAGGCTCAAGCAGCCCAGGTCCAATTTGCAGCACAAGATGAGCGTCCCCGAGCTTTGTCGCAATTTCAG TGCTGTTGCATGGTGCGGGAAGCTGAATGCCATCGCTTGTGCATCCGAAACTTGTGCAAGAATTCCAAG TTCTAATGCAAATGCACCTTTTTGGATTCCCATACATATCGTGATCCCAGAGCGACCAACTGAGTGTGCAGTGTTCAATGTGAATGCAG ATTCTCCTCGTGATTCTGTTCAGTTTATTGAATGGTCCCCTACTTCTTGCCCTCGTGCCTTACTAATTGCCAATTTCCATGGGAGAGTAACGATCTGGACTCAGCCTTCTCAA GGGCCAGCTAATCTCGTGCGTGATGCCAGCCGCTGGCAACGAGATCATGAATGGCGGCAGGATATTGCAGTTGTTACAAAGTGGCTGTCAGGAGTGTCCCCA TATAGGTGGCTTTCCTCAAAATCTAGTACATCCTCCAATGCAAAGTCaacttttgaagaaaaatttctTTCCCAGCAGTCTCAgaattcag CTAGGTGGCCCAGTTTTCTGTGCATCTGTTCTGTTTTCTCTTCAGGCTCTGTTCAGCTTCATTGGTCCCAGTATCCTCCTAATCAGACTAGTGCTGCACCAAAGTGGTTTCAAACAAGCAAGGGACTCTTGGGTGCTGGGCCTAGTGGGATCATGGCAGCTGATGCTATCATAACAGATAGTGGTGCCATGCATGTCGCAGGCGTTCCAATTGTAAACCCATCTACTGTTGTTGTTTGGGAGGTCACTCCTGGCATTGGAAATGGATTTCACGCAAGTCCAAAGATCAGCACAACTAATGGGGTCCCACCTTCAATAAATCCACCCAATTGGGCAGGTTTTTCCCCTTTGGCTGCATATCTGTTTAGCTGGCAGGATTATCTTATATCCGAAGCAAAGCAAGGGCAAAAGCAGACCGATCCAGATTTCAGTGATACTTTACCACTCCATTGCTCTCCAGTTTCTAATTTTTCAGCGTATGTGAGTCCTGAGGCTGCATCTCAGTCTGCAACTACTACTACATGGGGATCTGGAGTTACAGCAGTTGCCTTTGATCCAACTCGTGGTGGTTCTGTCATTGCTGTTGTCATAGTTGAGG GACAATACATGTCTCCTTATGATCCAGATGAGGGTCCATCGATTACAGGATGGAGAGTGCAACGGTGGGAATCATCTCTTCAGCCCGTTGTCCTTCACCAAATATTTGGAAATCCTACTTCCAGTTTTGGTGGGCAGGCACCAATGCAAACTGTTTGGCTATCCAAAGTGGACACAAGCATACAACCAACTAATGATTTTAAAAGTTACCAAGCAGCCGCGATGGCAGCAACCATTGATGCAAGGAAGACTCCTGATTCTAGCATAGAGAAAGTAAAAAGAGTCAGTTTTGATCCTTTTGACCTGCCAAGTGATGTTAGAACACTTGCTCGAATAGTCTATTCTGCTCATGGTGGTGAGATTGCTGTTGCTTTTCTCCGGGGTGGGGTTCACATCTTCTCTGGTCCGAACTTTGCACCTGTTGATAATTACCAGATTAACGTCGGATCTGCAATTGCTACCCCAGCCTTCTCATCGACAAGCTGCTGCTCAGCTTCTGTTTGGCACGATAGTGCTAAGGACCGTacagttttaaaaataatacgTGTTCTTCCTCCTGCTGTTCCAAGCAGCCAAGTGAAGGCAAACTCGTCAACCTGGGAACGTGCCATTGCGGAAAG GTTTTGGTGGAGTCTTTTGGTTGGGGTTGATTGGTGGGATGCTGTTGGCTGTACACAGAGTGCTGCTGAGGATGGCATTG TTTCTCTGAATAGTGTCATTGCAGTACTGGATGCAGATTTTCATTCTCTTCCTTCTACTCAGCACAGGCAACAGTATGGTCCT AGTCTCGACAGGATAAAGTGCAGACTACTGGAAGGTACAAATGCACAAGAAGTTAGGGCGATGGTTTTAGACATGCAAGCCAGGTTGTTGCTTGACATGCTGGGGAAAGGAATAGAATCAGCGTTAATAAATCCATCTGCTTTGGTACCAGAGCCATGGCAGGCATCTGGGGAAATGTTATCAGGCATTGATCCTGAAGCAATGGCTATTGAACCAGCACTAGTTCCACATATTCAG GCTTACGTCGATGCAGTTCTTGATTTAGCTTCACATTTCATCACTCGCTTGCGGCGCTATGCAAGTTTTTGTCGCACACTGGCAAGCCATGCTGTTACTGCTGGAGCTGGCAGCAACCGCAATATGGTGGCTAGTCCTACCCAAAGTTCGGCTTCTCCTGCAACCAGTCAAG GGGGTCAAAGTGGAACTACAAATTCTACAGGAAACACCCAGATGCAAGCTTGGGTTCAAGGTGCCATTGCAAAGATTAGTAGCACCTCTGATGGAGTTTCCAATTCGACTCCAAACCCCATTAGCGGGCCATCTTCCTTCATGCCAATAAGTATCAACACAGGAACCTTTCCTGGTACACCTGCCGTTAGGCTAATTGGGGATTGCCATTTCCTTCATAGGTTATGCCAGCTTttgcttttctgttttttctttcgGCGAACTCAGCTACCCCGTTTCTCTGGGGGAGCACAGAGAAATGCTGATGCAAATATGCAAAAGCCACAACCTGGTGCTCCTGGGAAGGTGGAGGAGGTCAGTTCTGTTTCTGCAAAATCATCTACAACCATGGTCAGGCCGGAGGAGGGTCAGGTAGCTCGGCCCAGTCAGATACCTGGAGCAAAAGGAGTTGAAGAAGGACCTGCTGGAAGGTCAAGATTGGGTGCTGGAAATGCTGGTCAGGGTTACACTTTTGAGGAG GTGAAAGTCCTTTTCCTCATCCTTATGGATCTTTGTCGGCGAACAGCCAGCCTGGCACATCCATTGCCAGTTTCTCAGGTGGGAAGCAGCAACATTCAGGTGCGGCTGCATTATATTGATGGTAATTATACAGTTCTTCCGGAGGTTGTTGAAGCATCCCTTGGCCCGCATATGCAG AATATGCCCCGGCCTAGAGGTGCAGATGCCGCTGGTCTGTTACTCCGAGAGTTAGAACTCCACCCTCCAGCCGAAGAGTGGCATAGGCGCAACATGTACGGTGGGCCTTGGTCTGATCCACATGACATGGGCCCTCAAGATGATACCCCCAAACTATGTAATTCTTCAGACCTACCTGATTCTGGATCTTTGGAAAGTTGTGATGTATATTATGGAGCCCATGGCCTGTGGCCAAGGAAGCGCAGGATGTCTGAAAGAGATGCAGCTTTTGGCCTAAATACTTCTGTGGGTCTAGGGGCATATCTTGGTATAATGGGTTCACGGAGAGATGTTGTTACTGCCGTATGGAAGACTGGTCTTGAAGGGGTTTGGTACAAG TGCATAAGATGTTTGCGGCAGACGTCAGCTTTTGCTTCCCCAGATGCTGCTACTGCAGCGAATCAAACTGGGCGGGAGACTTGGTGGATCAGCCGCTGGGCTTATTGCTGTCCTATGTGTGGCGGAACATGGGTTCGAGTTGTATAG
- the LOC137728822 gene encoding mediator of RNA polymerase II transcription subunit 16-like isoform X2, with protein sequence MPSLVHPKLVQEFQDSPRDSVQFIEWSPTSCPRALLIANFHGRVTIWTQPSQGPANLVRDASRWQRDHEWRQDIAVVTKWLSGVSPYRWLSSKSSTSSNAKSTFEEKFLSQQSQNSARWPSFLCICSVFSSGSVQLHWSQYPPNQTSAAPKWFQTSKGLLGAGPSGIMAADAIITDSGAMHVAGVPIVNPSTVVVWEVTPGIGNGFHASPKISTTNGVPPSINPPNWAGFSPLAAYLFSWQDYLISEAKQGQKQTDPDFSDTLPLHCSPVSNFSAYVSPEAASQSATTTTWGSGVTAVAFDPTRGGSVIAVVIVEGQYMSPYDPDEGPSITGWRVQRWESSLQPVVLHQIFGNPTSSFGGQAPMQTVWLSKVDTSIQPTNDFKSYQAAAMAATIDARKTPDSSIEKVKRVSFDPFDLPSDVRTLARIVYSAHGGEIAVAFLRGGVHIFSGPNFAPVDNYQINVGSAIATPAFSSTSCCSASVWHDSAKDRTVLKIIRVLPPAVPSSQVKANSSTWERAIAERFWWSLLVGVDWWDAVGCTQSAAEDGIVSLNSVIAVLDADFHSLPSTQHRQQYGPSLDRIKCRLLEGTNAQEVRAMVLDMQARLLLDMLGKGIESALINPSALVPEPWQASGEMLSGIDPEAMAIEPALVPHIQAYVDAVLDLASHFITRLRRYASFCRTLASHAVTAGAGSNRNMVASPTQSSASPATSQGGQSGTTNSTGNTQMQAWVQGAIAKISSTSDGVSNSTPNPISGPSSFMPISINTGTFPGTPAVRLIGDCHFLHRLCQLLLFCFFFRRTQLPRFSGGAQRNADANMQKPQPGAPGKVEEVSSVSAKSSTTMVRPEEGQVARPSQIPGAKGVEEGPAGRSRLGAGNAGQGYTFEEVKVLFLILMDLCRRTASLAHPLPVSQVGSSNIQVRLHYIDGNYTVLPEVVEASLGPHMQNMPRPRGADAAGLLLRELELHPPAEEWHRRNMYGGPWSDPHDMGPQDDTPKLCNSSDLPDSGSLESCDVYYGAHGLWPRKRRMSERDAAFGLNTSVGLGAYLGIMGSRRDVVTAVWKTGLEGVWYKCIRCLRQTSAFASPDAATAANQTGRETWWISRWAYCCPMCGGTWVRVV encoded by the exons ATGCCATCGCTTGTGCATCCGAAACTTGTGCAAGAATTCCAAG ATTCTCCTCGTGATTCTGTTCAGTTTATTGAATGGTCCCCTACTTCTTGCCCTCGTGCCTTACTAATTGCCAATTTCCATGGGAGAGTAACGATCTGGACTCAGCCTTCTCAA GGGCCAGCTAATCTCGTGCGTGATGCCAGCCGCTGGCAACGAGATCATGAATGGCGGCAGGATATTGCAGTTGTTACAAAGTGGCTGTCAGGAGTGTCCCCA TATAGGTGGCTTTCCTCAAAATCTAGTACATCCTCCAATGCAAAGTCaacttttgaagaaaaatttctTTCCCAGCAGTCTCAgaattcag CTAGGTGGCCCAGTTTTCTGTGCATCTGTTCTGTTTTCTCTTCAGGCTCTGTTCAGCTTCATTGGTCCCAGTATCCTCCTAATCAGACTAGTGCTGCACCAAAGTGGTTTCAAACAAGCAAGGGACTCTTGGGTGCTGGGCCTAGTGGGATCATGGCAGCTGATGCTATCATAACAGATAGTGGTGCCATGCATGTCGCAGGCGTTCCAATTGTAAACCCATCTACTGTTGTTGTTTGGGAGGTCACTCCTGGCATTGGAAATGGATTTCACGCAAGTCCAAAGATCAGCACAACTAATGGGGTCCCACCTTCAATAAATCCACCCAATTGGGCAGGTTTTTCCCCTTTGGCTGCATATCTGTTTAGCTGGCAGGATTATCTTATATCCGAAGCAAAGCAAGGGCAAAAGCAGACCGATCCAGATTTCAGTGATACTTTACCACTCCATTGCTCTCCAGTTTCTAATTTTTCAGCGTATGTGAGTCCTGAGGCTGCATCTCAGTCTGCAACTACTACTACATGGGGATCTGGAGTTACAGCAGTTGCCTTTGATCCAACTCGTGGTGGTTCTGTCATTGCTGTTGTCATAGTTGAGG GACAATACATGTCTCCTTATGATCCAGATGAGGGTCCATCGATTACAGGATGGAGAGTGCAACGGTGGGAATCATCTCTTCAGCCCGTTGTCCTTCACCAAATATTTGGAAATCCTACTTCCAGTTTTGGTGGGCAGGCACCAATGCAAACTGTTTGGCTATCCAAAGTGGACACAAGCATACAACCAACTAATGATTTTAAAAGTTACCAAGCAGCCGCGATGGCAGCAACCATTGATGCAAGGAAGACTCCTGATTCTAGCATAGAGAAAGTAAAAAGAGTCAGTTTTGATCCTTTTGACCTGCCAAGTGATGTTAGAACACTTGCTCGAATAGTCTATTCTGCTCATGGTGGTGAGATTGCTGTTGCTTTTCTCCGGGGTGGGGTTCACATCTTCTCTGGTCCGAACTTTGCACCTGTTGATAATTACCAGATTAACGTCGGATCTGCAATTGCTACCCCAGCCTTCTCATCGACAAGCTGCTGCTCAGCTTCTGTTTGGCACGATAGTGCTAAGGACCGTacagttttaaaaataatacgTGTTCTTCCTCCTGCTGTTCCAAGCAGCCAAGTGAAGGCAAACTCGTCAACCTGGGAACGTGCCATTGCGGAAAG GTTTTGGTGGAGTCTTTTGGTTGGGGTTGATTGGTGGGATGCTGTTGGCTGTACACAGAGTGCTGCTGAGGATGGCATTG TTTCTCTGAATAGTGTCATTGCAGTACTGGATGCAGATTTTCATTCTCTTCCTTCTACTCAGCACAGGCAACAGTATGGTCCT AGTCTCGACAGGATAAAGTGCAGACTACTGGAAGGTACAAATGCACAAGAAGTTAGGGCGATGGTTTTAGACATGCAAGCCAGGTTGTTGCTTGACATGCTGGGGAAAGGAATAGAATCAGCGTTAATAAATCCATCTGCTTTGGTACCAGAGCCATGGCAGGCATCTGGGGAAATGTTATCAGGCATTGATCCTGAAGCAATGGCTATTGAACCAGCACTAGTTCCACATATTCAG GCTTACGTCGATGCAGTTCTTGATTTAGCTTCACATTTCATCACTCGCTTGCGGCGCTATGCAAGTTTTTGTCGCACACTGGCAAGCCATGCTGTTACTGCTGGAGCTGGCAGCAACCGCAATATGGTGGCTAGTCCTACCCAAAGTTCGGCTTCTCCTGCAACCAGTCAAG GGGGTCAAAGTGGAACTACAAATTCTACAGGAAACACCCAGATGCAAGCTTGGGTTCAAGGTGCCATTGCAAAGATTAGTAGCACCTCTGATGGAGTTTCCAATTCGACTCCAAACCCCATTAGCGGGCCATCTTCCTTCATGCCAATAAGTATCAACACAGGAACCTTTCCTGGTACACCTGCCGTTAGGCTAATTGGGGATTGCCATTTCCTTCATAGGTTATGCCAGCTTttgcttttctgttttttctttcgGCGAACTCAGCTACCCCGTTTCTCTGGGGGAGCACAGAGAAATGCTGATGCAAATATGCAAAAGCCACAACCTGGTGCTCCTGGGAAGGTGGAGGAGGTCAGTTCTGTTTCTGCAAAATCATCTACAACCATGGTCAGGCCGGAGGAGGGTCAGGTAGCTCGGCCCAGTCAGATACCTGGAGCAAAAGGAGTTGAAGAAGGACCTGCTGGAAGGTCAAGATTGGGTGCTGGAAATGCTGGTCAGGGTTACACTTTTGAGGAG GTGAAAGTCCTTTTCCTCATCCTTATGGATCTTTGTCGGCGAACAGCCAGCCTGGCACATCCATTGCCAGTTTCTCAGGTGGGAAGCAGCAACATTCAGGTGCGGCTGCATTATATTGATGGTAATTATACAGTTCTTCCGGAGGTTGTTGAAGCATCCCTTGGCCCGCATATGCAG AATATGCCCCGGCCTAGAGGTGCAGATGCCGCTGGTCTGTTACTCCGAGAGTTAGAACTCCACCCTCCAGCCGAAGAGTGGCATAGGCGCAACATGTACGGTGGGCCTTGGTCTGATCCACATGACATGGGCCCTCAAGATGATACCCCCAAACTATGTAATTCTTCAGACCTACCTGATTCTGGATCTTTGGAAAGTTGTGATGTATATTATGGAGCCCATGGCCTGTGGCCAAGGAAGCGCAGGATGTCTGAAAGAGATGCAGCTTTTGGCCTAAATACTTCTGTGGGTCTAGGGGCATATCTTGGTATAATGGGTTCACGGAGAGATGTTGTTACTGCCGTATGGAAGACTGGTCTTGAAGGGGTTTGGTACAAG TGCATAAGATGTTTGCGGCAGACGTCAGCTTTTGCTTCCCCAGATGCTGCTACTGCAGCGAATCAAACTGGGCGGGAGACTTGGTGGATCAGCCGCTGGGCTTATTGCTGTCCTATGTGTGGCGGAACATGGGTTCGAGTTGTATAG
- the LOC137728822 gene encoding mediator of RNA polymerase II transcription subunit 16-like isoform X3 gives MPAAGNEIMNGGRILQLLQSGCQECPQWLSSKSSTSSNAKSTFEEKFLSQQSQNSARWPSFLCICSVFSSGSVQLHWSQYPPNQTSAAPKWFQTSKGLLGAGPSGIMAADAIITDSGAMHVAGVPIVNPSTVVVWEVTPGIGNGFHASPKISTTNGVPPSINPPNWAGFSPLAAYLFSWQDYLISEAKQGQKQTDPDFSDTLPLHCSPVSNFSAYVSPEAASQSATTTTWGSGVTAVAFDPTRGGSVIAVVIVEGQYMSPYDPDEGPSITGWRVQRWESSLQPVVLHQIFGNPTSSFGGQAPMQTVWLSKVDTSIQPTNDFKSYQAAAMAATIDARKTPDSSIEKVKRVSFDPFDLPSDVRTLARIVYSAHGGEIAVAFLRGGVHIFSGPNFAPVDNYQINVGSAIATPAFSSTSCCSASVWHDSAKDRTVLKIIRVLPPAVPSSQVKANSSTWERAIAERFWWSLLVGVDWWDAVGCTQSAAEDGIVSLNSVIAVLDADFHSLPSTQHRQQYGPSLDRIKCRLLEGTNAQEVRAMVLDMQARLLLDMLGKGIESALINPSALVPEPWQASGEMLSGIDPEAMAIEPALVPHIQAYVDAVLDLASHFITRLRRYASFCRTLASHAVTAGAGSNRNMVASPTQSSASPATSQGGQSGTTNSTGNTQMQAWVQGAIAKISSTSDGVSNSTPNPISGPSSFMPISINTGTFPGTPAVRLIGDCHFLHRLCQLLLFCFFFRRTQLPRFSGGAQRNADANMQKPQPGAPGKVEEVSSVSAKSSTTMVRPEEGQVARPSQIPGAKGVEEGPAGRSRLGAGNAGQGYTFEEVKVLFLILMDLCRRTASLAHPLPVSQVGSSNIQVRLHYIDGNYTVLPEVVEASLGPHMQNMPRPRGADAAGLLLRELELHPPAEEWHRRNMYGGPWSDPHDMGPQDDTPKLCNSSDLPDSGSLESCDVYYGAHGLWPRKRRMSERDAAFGLNTSVGLGAYLGIMGSRRDVVTAVWKTGLEGVWYKCIRCLRQTSAFASPDAATAANQTGRETWWISRWAYCCPMCGGTWVRVV, from the exons ATGCCAGCCGCTGGCAACGAGATCATGAATGGCGGCAGGATATTGCAGTTGTTACAAAGTGGCTGTCAGGAGTGTCCCCA GTGGCTTTCCTCAAAATCTAGTACATCCTCCAATGCAAAGTCaacttttgaagaaaaatttctTTCCCAGCAGTCTCAgaattcag CTAGGTGGCCCAGTTTTCTGTGCATCTGTTCTGTTTTCTCTTCAGGCTCTGTTCAGCTTCATTGGTCCCAGTATCCTCCTAATCAGACTAGTGCTGCACCAAAGTGGTTTCAAACAAGCAAGGGACTCTTGGGTGCTGGGCCTAGTGGGATCATGGCAGCTGATGCTATCATAACAGATAGTGGTGCCATGCATGTCGCAGGCGTTCCAATTGTAAACCCATCTACTGTTGTTGTTTGGGAGGTCACTCCTGGCATTGGAAATGGATTTCACGCAAGTCCAAAGATCAGCACAACTAATGGGGTCCCACCTTCAATAAATCCACCCAATTGGGCAGGTTTTTCCCCTTTGGCTGCATATCTGTTTAGCTGGCAGGATTATCTTATATCCGAAGCAAAGCAAGGGCAAAAGCAGACCGATCCAGATTTCAGTGATACTTTACCACTCCATTGCTCTCCAGTTTCTAATTTTTCAGCGTATGTGAGTCCTGAGGCTGCATCTCAGTCTGCAACTACTACTACATGGGGATCTGGAGTTACAGCAGTTGCCTTTGATCCAACTCGTGGTGGTTCTGTCATTGCTGTTGTCATAGTTGAGG GACAATACATGTCTCCTTATGATCCAGATGAGGGTCCATCGATTACAGGATGGAGAGTGCAACGGTGGGAATCATCTCTTCAGCCCGTTGTCCTTCACCAAATATTTGGAAATCCTACTTCCAGTTTTGGTGGGCAGGCACCAATGCAAACTGTTTGGCTATCCAAAGTGGACACAAGCATACAACCAACTAATGATTTTAAAAGTTACCAAGCAGCCGCGATGGCAGCAACCATTGATGCAAGGAAGACTCCTGATTCTAGCATAGAGAAAGTAAAAAGAGTCAGTTTTGATCCTTTTGACCTGCCAAGTGATGTTAGAACACTTGCTCGAATAGTCTATTCTGCTCATGGTGGTGAGATTGCTGTTGCTTTTCTCCGGGGTGGGGTTCACATCTTCTCTGGTCCGAACTTTGCACCTGTTGATAATTACCAGATTAACGTCGGATCTGCAATTGCTACCCCAGCCTTCTCATCGACAAGCTGCTGCTCAGCTTCTGTTTGGCACGATAGTGCTAAGGACCGTacagttttaaaaataatacgTGTTCTTCCTCCTGCTGTTCCAAGCAGCCAAGTGAAGGCAAACTCGTCAACCTGGGAACGTGCCATTGCGGAAAG GTTTTGGTGGAGTCTTTTGGTTGGGGTTGATTGGTGGGATGCTGTTGGCTGTACACAGAGTGCTGCTGAGGATGGCATTG TTTCTCTGAATAGTGTCATTGCAGTACTGGATGCAGATTTTCATTCTCTTCCTTCTACTCAGCACAGGCAACAGTATGGTCCT AGTCTCGACAGGATAAAGTGCAGACTACTGGAAGGTACAAATGCACAAGAAGTTAGGGCGATGGTTTTAGACATGCAAGCCAGGTTGTTGCTTGACATGCTGGGGAAAGGAATAGAATCAGCGTTAATAAATCCATCTGCTTTGGTACCAGAGCCATGGCAGGCATCTGGGGAAATGTTATCAGGCATTGATCCTGAAGCAATGGCTATTGAACCAGCACTAGTTCCACATATTCAG GCTTACGTCGATGCAGTTCTTGATTTAGCTTCACATTTCATCACTCGCTTGCGGCGCTATGCAAGTTTTTGTCGCACACTGGCAAGCCATGCTGTTACTGCTGGAGCTGGCAGCAACCGCAATATGGTGGCTAGTCCTACCCAAAGTTCGGCTTCTCCTGCAACCAGTCAAG GGGGTCAAAGTGGAACTACAAATTCTACAGGAAACACCCAGATGCAAGCTTGGGTTCAAGGTGCCATTGCAAAGATTAGTAGCACCTCTGATGGAGTTTCCAATTCGACTCCAAACCCCATTAGCGGGCCATCTTCCTTCATGCCAATAAGTATCAACACAGGAACCTTTCCTGGTACACCTGCCGTTAGGCTAATTGGGGATTGCCATTTCCTTCATAGGTTATGCCAGCTTttgcttttctgttttttctttcgGCGAACTCAGCTACCCCGTTTCTCTGGGGGAGCACAGAGAAATGCTGATGCAAATATGCAAAAGCCACAACCTGGTGCTCCTGGGAAGGTGGAGGAGGTCAGTTCTGTTTCTGCAAAATCATCTACAACCATGGTCAGGCCGGAGGAGGGTCAGGTAGCTCGGCCCAGTCAGATACCTGGAGCAAAAGGAGTTGAAGAAGGACCTGCTGGAAGGTCAAGATTGGGTGCTGGAAATGCTGGTCAGGGTTACACTTTTGAGGAG GTGAAAGTCCTTTTCCTCATCCTTATGGATCTTTGTCGGCGAACAGCCAGCCTGGCACATCCATTGCCAGTTTCTCAGGTGGGAAGCAGCAACATTCAGGTGCGGCTGCATTATATTGATGGTAATTATACAGTTCTTCCGGAGGTTGTTGAAGCATCCCTTGGCCCGCATATGCAG AATATGCCCCGGCCTAGAGGTGCAGATGCCGCTGGTCTGTTACTCCGAGAGTTAGAACTCCACCCTCCAGCCGAAGAGTGGCATAGGCGCAACATGTACGGTGGGCCTTGGTCTGATCCACATGACATGGGCCCTCAAGATGATACCCCCAAACTATGTAATTCTTCAGACCTACCTGATTCTGGATCTTTGGAAAGTTGTGATGTATATTATGGAGCCCATGGCCTGTGGCCAAGGAAGCGCAGGATGTCTGAAAGAGATGCAGCTTTTGGCCTAAATACTTCTGTGGGTCTAGGGGCATATCTTGGTATAATGGGTTCACGGAGAGATGTTGTTACTGCCGTATGGAAGACTGGTCTTGAAGGGGTTTGGTACAAG TGCATAAGATGTTTGCGGCAGACGTCAGCTTTTGCTTCCCCAGATGCTGCTACTGCAGCGAATCAAACTGGGCGGGAGACTTGGTGGATCAGCCGCTGGGCTTATTGCTGTCCTATGTGTGGCGGAACATGGGTTCGAGTTGTATAG